From Camelina sativa cultivar DH55 chromosome 7, Cs, whole genome shotgun sequence, one genomic window encodes:
- the LOC104704711 gene encoding putative F-box protein At1g67623, producing MVSSSLFSSSSSIRKSKKTRICLDSLPEDLLVEISSSIAASSLSEVRSLRLVSKPFRNICDDQYVLCRLSLQETPLLPWNHDHETFSNFFKRCRKNGNPEALFRRGFIHYFLDNREHKGLKYLAKAAEKGNKEAKYVYGLILICLGGKTKQKGFKILSSLVKPLMSTTIEDLVELRHMIEKIREFVWDHANPVMERLKTEYVREKCKCDGKTTTFLARNPYGEDEDMNTSSACEFCLWDHEVELFCKRI from the coding sequence atggtaTCATCCTCTCTgttctcgtcttcttcgtctataaggaaatctaagaaaacaagAATTTGCCTCGATTCTTTACCGGAAGATCTTCTTGTGGAGATTTCGTCAAGCATCGCAGCTTCTTCCTTGTCAGAGGTTCGTAGTCTCAGATTAGTTTCGAAACCGTTTCGTAATATCTGCGATGATCAATATGTTCTCTGCCGACTTTCGCTCCAAGAAACCCCTCTGCTCCCATGGAATCACGACCATGAAACGTTctccaattttttcaaaagatgTCGCAAGAATGGAAACCCCGAAGCTTTGTTTCGCAGAGGATTCATCCACTACTTTCTTGATAACCGTGAGCACAAAGGACTCAAATATTTAGCTAAAGCTgcagaaaaaggaaacaaagaggcAAAATATGTTTATGGGCTGATTCTAATCTGTCTTGGaggcaaaacaaaacaaaagggttTCAAGATCTTGTCTTCTCTTGTAAAGCCGTTGATGTCAACTACGATAGAGGATCTGGTGGAACTTCGACACATGATTGAAAAGATTAGAGAGTTCGTTTGGGATCATGCCAACCCGGTGATGGAACGACTCAAAACAGAATACGTTCGAGAGAAGTGCAAGTGCGACGGTAAAACCACGACGTTCTTAGCAAGGAATCCATACGGCGAAGACGAAGACATGAATACTTCTTCTGCTTGTGAGTTTTGTCTGTGGGATCACGAAGTTGAACTGTTCTGTAAGAGGATTTAG